aaaaatttaaaaaaagcgATTGTTCGTCAAATAtcgattaattttattaaaaattaacatTACGAGGATAAATatgtttaattaaaaaaaccCATTATTACTGAATTCCACGTGAATTCCTTCGAGAGATGGTGAAATATTTTCCAGTAAAATTGGATATTTTGGCTCTGTAGAGCATGAAATGGGGATATAGGAAGAAAACTTTGGGGCCTCGGGGGAAACAGTTGTTGGATAGGCTCATATCATTGGCATCTATCTTCACTTGCATCGTCTCTGAATGATATTAGAACACCTGCAGGTCCTTCTCATTCCATCCCTGAAATTATGTGATTTTTGTTTGTTCTTCTGTCAGTGTACTTATCCGAATGAATTAGTTAAATACTCCATTTCTTCCTGAAATAATGTAGTTAACGGGATCTTAGAAATAGAAGATTTACGAGCCTTGTTCGCTTAGATATGTTGTGCCTATgacgtgtttgataaaatgcctgCAGATTAATACTGGGTTAGTTTTGGAGTTGTTAGTTCATGACCTGCCCGCTGTTTACATCTAATGCTCAATTTCCATTTGACTGTTTTCAACGTATGTGATACTATAGTTTTCAGAGTCTGATTTCcggtttatttcatcctacccATGTGGGCATTGCTCCCATGATAGGATGGATGGCGAAGATTTCTCCCAACTTCACACAATTTATCCAAAATCTTCATTCTATAAGGTGTGAAAAATTAGGAACGTGGACTGTTGTGAGAGCTCTATGACTATTGATCAGTCACTCAGTCTGGTCGTTTAATGCCAACAACCTCATAACAACTTTGAGATTCGTGTTTTATTTTGCTCGATGATATTTATTACATGAATAAATGTACTATTTAATTTGTAAATCTGTTTGATCTGGTATTTTTGGTTTAATGATTAACTGGTCGATATCTAAAGTGGACTGATTATATGATATGCCAAGCACGTAAATCAACAATATTATGTCTGACAAATTATTGTTATGTATAATACGTTCTTACATGAGTAATACACAGTATAGAATTTGGTTAATTTGTGCTGTTTAGAGAGGAAAAGTATTAGTATACGCTAAATTGTTGTAGGTTTAGTGTTTATTTGAATAGTAAAGACTGAGCAAAATGTGACTGGATCTTGCTGATTCAATCAACCATCTTTCCGCAGAACATCACACTGCTTTATAATTTGTATCTTGGAATGAACAGAATATGTTACAGTCAGTCAGAAGATTGTGCACAATGACCACCAAGTATAGTTACAAGTCAGTACTATGTTTTCAATCTTCAATTTCCGCAACCGCGTTTTCGACCCTCGAACTTCCACAAAATCCGTTATATCCTCCTATATGCTGTAAGAATAATTCTAAAATCGATGAATCCTATGTACTCAGCCAGCTCTCCAATCTTTTGCCCATCTCGAGTCACAGACATGCTGCTAATCCACCACGTCATAATCCATTGGAATTTGGGGTTATAGATGAATTTTTATTACCAGAAGATAAATTGCGTGGAGTTTTCCTCCAGAAATTCGCAGCAAAACTGCCATTCACCGTGCTTTGAGTGATGTTGGGGTGGAACTGAATTGTGAATTACTTGCTAAAGTAGTGAATAGGGGGAATTTAGGTGGTGAGGCGATGGTTGTGTTCTTCCATTGGGCAGTCAAGCAGCCAAATATATCAGACAATGTTTTGACTTACAATGTTATTCTCAAAGCTTTAGGGAGAAGGAAATTCTTTGCGCATATGTTGGAAATGCTAAATGAAATGATCGTTAAAAAGCTGATTCCTAATTCTGAAACTCTTTATATTGTTATGGATAATTATATGCGAGCTCACCATGTTTCTAAAGCTATTGGGGTTTTCAAAGATTTGGGGAACTATGGATTAAAATGTGATGAGGAAACATTGAATGTTACCCTTCGTTGTTTGTGCGCACGGTCCCATGTGGGTATTGCATGGTCTTTGTTCACTAAAACGAGGGAGAAGGTGCAATGTTGTAGCACtacatataacataatcattGGTGGATGGTCAAGTTTGGGTCAGGTTAATGAAGTCGAGAAGTGTTTAAAAGCTATGGTGGATGACGGAGTGAAACCTGATTGTGTGACGTATAGTTATCTTATTGAGAGTCTGGGGAGAGCTGGTCGAGTTGATGATGCTGTTAAGATTTTTGATTTCTTGGAGGAGAAAGGGGATAAGCTGagtactgcagtatacaatgcAATGATATTCAATTTTCTTGCTCGTGGAAATATTGATGAAGCTTTGAAATATAAAGAGCAAATGCTGACTAATAGCTGTGAACCAAACATGGATACCTATGTTAGAATTATTCGGCATTTCCTTAAAATCAGAAGAGTTGCGGATTCTATGGAGATGTTTGATGAAATGTTAGATCGGGGGATAATTCCTTCCACGGGAACCTTAACCGAGTTTCTTGAACCTTTGTGCAGATATGGACCACCATATGCTGCGTTGATGATCTATAAAAAGGCAAAAAAGGCAGGATGCAGAATATCGTTCACTGCATATAAGCTATTGCTTATGAGATTGTCTAGATTTGGGAAATGTGGGATGCTACTTAGCATATGGGATGAAATGCAAGAAAATGGATATTCTTCTGATACGCAGGTTTATGAGTATATTATAAACGGGCTAAGCAACACTGGGCGGCTTGAAACAGCGGTCCTTGTCATGGAGGAATGTCTTTACAAAGGGTTTTTTCCCGATAAAGTTATCTGCAGTAAACTGAGTAACAAGTTGATGGATTCGAACAGAACAGTGATGTCTTACAAGCTTTTTCTCAAGTTAAAGAATGCTCGTGTAAATGGAAATGCACAGCGATATTGGCGTGCCAAAGGGTGGCATTTTTAAGCTATTTCATATTTATTTGTGATAAACGGACTAATGGACTATGCAACACTGGGCGGCTTGAGACAGCGGTCCTAGTCATGGAGGAATGTCTTTACAAAAGGTTTTCTCCCGACAAGGTTTATTTGTAGTAAACTGAGTAAGAATTTGATGGATTCAAACAGAACAGTGATGTCTCAGAAGCTTTTTCTCAAGTTAAAGATTTAAATGAAAATGCACAGCGATATTGGAGTGCCAAAAGGTGGCATTTTTAAGCTATTTCATATTTATTTGTGATAAATGGGCTATGCAACATTGGGCGGCTTGAAACAACGGTCCTTGTCATGGAGTAATGTCTTTACAAaggagattttttttttgataaggTTATTTGTAGTAAAATGAGTAACAACTTGATGAATTCGAACAGAACTAAAGAATGCTCGTGTAAATAAATATGTACAGCGATGGTGGTGTGGCAATGGATGACAATTTTAAGatatttcatatttatttttggtaaaatgtttTTTCTCATATTAAGATCTTGAGTTAGAATCACGATATCTGTGTCTGTGTATATGAAGCTGGTGATTCAAGATGTTTTCTGCTCAAAATTTCTGTATATAATCTTGTACCTTTTTTGCTCTCTGGATTTATAGACAATCGGTAAAGGTTTTCCAATCAATTGAGTCCATGATTTATTATTTGCTCGGAGGCTCCTGAAGAAAAAGAAGGTCGATCGCCAGCTTCGATCTGATGGAGGATGCACGAATGATTTCTCGATTTGTAATCTCCagacaatttttaaaatgttcagGCTAACTTATTTAAGAAAGATGATTCCCAGACACATGAAGTAAATTATGCCATGATAATGTGGTTAAGATTTATTActattttatatttcaaattaaatACATAGATAAATAATGCTAATAATGATCGCTCTTTTCTATCAACATCTAAATTTAGTTACCTAATTTAATTACAATGGCAAAAACTtgcgtgagacgatctcacagatcgtagtttgtgagacagatattttatttgggtcatccatgaaaaattattattttttatgctaaaagtataattttttattatgaatattgtATGGTTAATCCGtattacagataaagattcgtgagaacgtCTCACAAAACACCTACTCTTAAATAATAAATCTCATCATATATTATCTAAATTTAATTGCTTCATTTAACTAAAACTCTGTTCATTAACAAATTTCAATCGCATGTTGTCTACAGACTTTATTGAACCCATGTCCTGCTTGAAAGgccatgtcttctgcaaagaaTGCATTCTCGAATGCCTGTTGTCCCAGAAGGAGGACATTCAAAGGTTCTTACCTTTGATAATGGctgaattttttgaattttgattatattttagTATCGGATTTTCAATCTTTCTTTCATGTCGCAGCCGTAGATGTTTAATCGATTTTTTGTTATCCAGCTTTAACAGTCCCCGATCAGAAGGGTTCAAGTCCTTTAgagtgatttttatttttagagaATCGTACATGAAGGAAGAAATTATAATGCCAGTGTTCGTGTCGGACACGCTAGTTTTGTATCCGCTGCTTGTAATAGATCTTGGGTGAACAAATCTTGTATGATTAACTATTCCAGTAAAGGTGAATGCGTTGCATGCTACTAGTCAAGGGAGAATTGAATTATGAAGTATAAGCCAGCTGTGCGTTATCCCAGTGAAGAGGCAGCGCCTGGTGTCTGTATTGAATTTAATCTTAGCAATTGCCTATTTATTTCTATCTGCTCATTGCCTGTGAAAGTTACAACTATTAGGTGTATAAATTTTAATCTTAGCAATTGCCTatttatttctatttctattTAGTGcgttaaatttgaaataattcatGCAAACGGGGTTTGTTTGACAAAGTATGGCACGGTTGCAATATCAAGTGGAATAAGGTACAAAAAAATAAGGGATTTCGTCCCGCGGCACTAGGTCAGTGTTGTAGGCTCTCAGAAGAATTTGTGCAAGAGATTTATCGATTCTGATAAAACTTTTGCCCCACCGGCAAAAACGACTTTTGCGAGGGCTCTGGGATTTGGCACACTGAAACTCTATGTCCTTCCTCTCTTCCCTTTCTTATGATGATCTGAGTTCCTCCTCTGCCTCTGAATGGCATCCTATGTGAAAGAAATGTTATTTTACCTTTAATGTGAGCACGATGAATTCTCATCACGTGTTTACCCAATCTTCGGGCCCCAAGTTCAGGCACTCTATATGATTTGCAACTTGTTTCCTCTGGGACCAAATAAATCCAGGCATCGAGAAGGCTTGACAGACTTCTGCCATTTGAATACGGGGAGAGATGTGCAATTGTAAGAGCAGTACGGATGCGGCGGCTGAGAGTTTCTTTAGTTAAGTGTGAAAATTTTTGAGTTGGCTTTTTAGAACGTGGATTGTGGAGAACTAGACGAACAAGCTATCAAGTCCCTAAAAAGAAAAGACCCCACCAATAATAGTGCTCCATTATTGACCCCTAAAAACCCGAAAGCATCGATCAAGCTCCATCGCCCAATAAATTATTCATCCCACCTCAATTACATTATACAGCACTTTACCACTGATATCGTAACTAATAATATCAGTGTGTTTTTCATAaagtattaaaataaaatagtacGAGTTTGTATTTCGTATATAGTTTAcaatcatgtttgttctgccCAAAAACTCAAGCTTGTATGAGATCGTTTTGTTTTACGGATTAATTTTGTGATAGATGTTTTCGACCTGATtcgattcatgaaaaaatattattttctccGTTTTATATTTAGGGTTGTGTGTAATTTTACACAgattaagaaaattattttaaaaagtaatttttacaaagaattttttattttaatcttATTTAATGAATGCTttaatatgataatttttttgatagaaaaaataatttttacaaAGAATTATATGAGTAGATTGGTAGAAtaaatatttgagacagatgaaaaagaaaatgtaacATTTATATTTGAGATAGATAgagtattttaaatgttaataacattattttttattgcagATATGGACTATATCGACCCGTCTTACGAATATATGAGAATGTCTTGCATGAGACCTACTCTTTGGTGTATatcatatataaattttttatttttaaataaaactttatGCTAATCCTAAATAtaaatgtcatatttcattttgTGTCATCCCAGATATAATGtccaatatttatattaaatattatttaataatctaCCCTTATTTATTAAATGCATTAGATACTTCTAACAAatttttatatcattttaaaGCACTCACTAAATAAagataaaatgaaaattttctttgtaaaccttgatttttaataattttttttaaatgaaaatacaCATAAGCTTAAATATATGGGACAgatgaaatatataattaatataaacaATAATGGagcttgatttttttatttattattattactacgTACGAGAGAATTTTGTTATAATTGAATCTCGAATTCAAAATCTCgtccaaaaattaaaatattggtGTCAATTATGTTATAAGCCCTCGGCATCGACCTTGAATTttgattattaaattatttgaaaaaaaatcaacTAAATACTTTATTGATGAATTGGAGGTTCAAGTTTTTCATATAATAGCGACTGTCCTCTCCTATATTGAGTAAGCTTTTATCCTTGCAGATCTATTTAGATTATTTGAAGGATGTCTTAAtctatataatattaaattattaaagttGGCCGTATTTAGGAATGTACGATTAATCGAGTCCAAATATTAGTAAAAAATTTAAGGTTCGAATTAAGTTTATTCGACTTCAACATCAATTTAAAAGTTGGaaaattttaagttatttagctcaaatttaCGTTCGACTATAAACGTTCATATCTATTCACGAATTATTCGAACTATGGCTCgaatattaaaatttgagaacTTCTCGaatgtatatatttataatgaaaaaaataaataataattttttttaaagaaaccataataattttttttagatagcctatatccttgtgctgaCTTGGCAACACCATCATCCTCAATTTTCGCTGGCACACCATTGTAATAACAAAATAACTCGCCGATCGCCAATGATTTGGCTTTTCCTTTCCCAATCTCTCCACTACGGAATCTGCTTCATTATCTTTTCAATAAATTATACCTCCtctcttaaaatcccaaaaccGAACGTCGTTTACCGGCAAAAGGGGCCGTAACAAGAAAAGAAGTCGACCCCTTTTGAATAAAGACGGAGATGGAGGTGAAAGGTGGTGCAGCGGCTGCGGCGGCGGATGTGGAGGCGTCGGAGGAGGAGAGTTTGTTGATGGAAGGGATGGCCGTGTTGGATTTTGACATGCTTTGTTCAACGGTTGCCATGCAGGCCCACAAGGGGAAATGGGGGAAACTAaatgatgataatgaagaagaaaatcttgtatctgattatcaaaatggagGGGGAGTTTTTAGGATGTGGGAAGGTGAGATTATTTACGACTGTTTTGATGATCGACCCGTAGCTCTTCAATCCACATGGTATTCTCTGTTTTCTCCTCGTTTATTTTCACATAAATGATAGTTGAAAAAAGAATCTTTTGGATTTCGAGTGCTGCTTTTTTATTCTATTTCTAAAGATGGTATtgaaactttgatttttcttATTCTGGTGTTTGTGTTATTTGTTAATCCCTGAATGTTAAATTGCTGAGCTTGGATGCTTCGATGTTGCTTTTCGCTTTACTTGGTCTTGTTAGAAATTGGAATTGTGTGTTAGGTTAGTATGGCATCTGTGGATTGTGGAACCAAGGTAAAGATAATAATCTTTTTGTTGTTAGAGATTGTTGGGACATTTTACTAACTAAAGATAATAGTTATCCCTTAGTTTTGCTATGTATATACCTTTGCGTGCTTTCTTGGTTTGATGGTTTTGACTAAATTTTGTGGTGTTGTCATGCTACAGCTTATTTAGTGCTTTGCCGATGGTGAAGTTTGATTTTTAGAATTCTTATTTTTGCATTTTTCTTGATGGGGAGCATATGTATCATCACACTGTCTTGTATTGCAGTTGTCCATGTTATAGATTTGGCAAGAATATGAAACGAGCTGGATTTGGTTCTTGTTTTCTTCAGGTAAATATGCTTTCTTTCATTGGCAAAATCTTTTTCATCTAAACTGAGGCATGCGCCGCATGCCCAATGTGAAATACCATGTTATTCAGGGCCCCTCCATTCGAAGTTCCCTATGGCTTGTGTTTGCTCGTTACAATTATTTTTGTCTATACCACTGTCTGTTTCTTCACTTCTGAACTGGCCTAAGAAGACGGAACCAATTGTGTGCAATTTCGATGTCTATTCATTGATGATCAAATTTTAGTTCATGTTATTtgcaattttgtcatttttacaTCTAGAGTTTGATCTTCGTTTTTCGTCTTTGGAAGGATTTTTCCTTACTGAGTTCAACTAATGGTGCAGGGATCTATTCACTTTATTCTTGCAGTTGCAGCCCTGTCCAATCTGCTAGCATTTATATTTACTCGGAGACGTTGCTTTCTATATTTGGCCATTTTATTTACAGTTTCAGTTGGAACATATATTGGATTTTACCGAACACTGATTAGGAAAAAGTTCAATATAAAAGTAAGCATtccatttttaaaattgtttcgAATTATATAACATGAGATATTTGGAGTATTAAAATGAAAGGGTCTGTTTTTTACTTTCCTAGCGATGAATCTTAGTTTTTGAAAAAGAATGCGACTTGTGTTTTTTTATTTGCAGGGTAGTGAGAGTTCTTTCGATGACTGCGTGTACCATCTAATTTGCCCGTGCTGCACTTTATGTCAGGTCCGTCCCCATTCTATACTGAAATTCCCATGTTTATACATTGCTAAAAGATAATCGGTATCACAACCTGGTTTGCATTAGCGTGCCAAGCCTAAAACCTTCACACTGAAACACGGCCATATTGACAACGTACAGGAGTCAAGAACATTGGAGATGAACAACGTCGAAGATGGAATCTGGCATGGCAGAGGGGACACCATATGTATAGGTACCGTGTCAACAAAGTCGCCTGAATGCCTAGGTATGCAAAAAGACTCAAATGACAGTTAGGCGGGCATTCTCTTGGTTTCTCCCCCTCAAGCTGAGTGTTGTTTCATGTTTCTTGTTTACGAAGCTAGATGAAAATAATGCCCATTTTCAAGTGAGATTATTTTGCTCAAGTTCTACTGTATATATATCTGTACCTTTTGAAAGGGTTGCAATCGCAAATGTACGAGTAACTCCTACGAATATAGGTATGATTTTCTTGGTTGTATATAGAAACTAATCGATATTCGTTGTTCCTTTGAAGGGTGATTGACACACAAATTTTACATAATGTTACTATCTTTACAAAATTCTCACAAAAAACAATGCAGAATTGGATTTATTAATCATCTCTCGTGGGACAGGAGATGCTGCTTGTCTTCATAGCTCTATTTTATGGCCTGTATAGAACCTGAGGACTCCGAGCCCCTGTGGTACAGGGAATCGAGTTAGATTAACTAACATATGATAGATTATTTTCTTTTGGGGAAATGCTTGGTCAATTCCATAATCTTGAACGGGAATCTATACAATTACTTATCACACATTTTGCTCTCGGACTTCTACCCAAGTCCTCAAACGGTGTTGATATTCTACACAGACTGCAAATGCTTCTCACAaggttttgacattttttttaCCAATCGATCATACGTACATAGTAAAGCAGTCCCAATCAAATCGTGTACAAGATCCAATCAAATGCACGAAAGTAAAAAAACACGATATGCCAAGGTTAATTGTCACATTGCACGCCTACATTTTCAAGGTCCCTGAGATAAGTGGCCCTGCCCGCCACATCTAGCCCGGAGCCCTGTATTTCATCGACACCAAAAGCTACTATGCCTGGATAAGCACCTGGAATAATGGCTGCATTTCTAATCCCTCGTGAAACACATAGCTTGGTTCGCACCATCGTGAACAACCCGTGAATTCAAATCATAAGGCCTAACATTAGTCCCATATACTTGACCCGTACTTGATACTGTTCGAGGAAACCCAACGGGTACTTGACTCGGAACAACAGGGTATGGCTAGACAAATTGAGGCTGCATTGGGACCGGTTGCACCGAAATATtagcgggttgaacttgatgcCCACTGGGCACATAGCAAACAGCCGACACGTGTTGCATAGCTGGACCAGGGTAGTGCCACATGGTTCCTGGCCCACTTGAATATACGGGTGGCTGAGGAAGACCAGTATTTTCGCGGAGTATATCATGACCAACTCGGCTTTTCTTTACCTGGCCCATAGTTTGTTCAGGGTTTAGAGGTTTGGTTTTCACAAGCGGAAGATCCGGAATAGCTTTCACGTTTGGTGGCGCCAAGGAAGATGAAGTGGATCCGAAAGGTGAAGAAACAACCGGAGCAGGTGAACATGGATCGGAGATTGAAACATTATCGTTCAAAAGGTTTTTGTTTCTGAGCTTGGGTTCTTTCAACGTGTCATCCTGATTATCCAGCCCGAATAAGTAATCCGGAACTTCGGAGACGATGAATGACACCTCGGACCGGCCGCGCTCCAGAACCGGGCCCAACCCGGCCCCCCATTCAAGACGTCTACGAACCAGTTCTCGCACTTAGCCGAGCCGTCCAGGAGCGAGCTTATACTGGTGGTCCTGGAGGTTGTATCATCAATGTTGAAAAGAAAGAGCCTAAGCCTAGCCGATTTATTCTGTGAGAGCCGATCGAACTCTTCCATCATGTTCTCAACATCCTCATCGGCGGTGACAGTTATCAGAGCGTCGAGGTCTTCGTTTGGAAGTTGGTATGCTGACGTTGGCTGTACTCGTCAGCTTCGAGAGCTTTGAGAGTAGAGAAGAAAAGGTCGTGTGTCGGTGAACCACCACAATTCGGGTGTCTCCGCCGACGTAACGAAGCTGGTTATCATGCGCGCGGGGTAGGATCTTCCCGCCAAAGCTGCACATGAACCGGACCGTTGCCTGCTGGGCGGTGGCGCCGTCATCGTGGAGGTGGTGATGGTGATCGGAGCGCGGCGTTGACGATAACGAATCGGCAGGGCCGGAGTCCATTTCAGCTACCTGACAGTGTAAAGCTGCCATCAATCAACTTGATCAAAATTCGatacagtaaaaaaaaaaaaccgaatTTTTATAGGGGAGAATTCATCACGACTGTAAAATGAAATGGAAAGAGAGTGAGAGAGAAATGGATTGGTGGGGAGAGAAGGGGAGGTGGTGGTGGGACTAAACAAAGCACGGGTCCCAGCTGTGTTTTTCTGAGACGTGGTATCCTGTTATATTTTCTCTGATATACATCCTCTATGATACCCGGCAAGGGCTCGGGTCATTATTGACCCAGGATATCGATTGCAGAGCAGAAGCCTTCTTCTCGGACAGTCATCGTAGCCCGGGCTCTCATACAAATACTCGGGTAACCAACTATCCGGGCTACCTCGAGAATTGAACCAcactcgagtatgattgatacaggCCGTCTAATCTGTCATAACaacttgggcttggagtgtcctagaagtcatcagaagctagagTATGGGCaaccgacttgccatacttagtaggtggcattGGATtcgaggtacctaccccatttcctactataaatagcaggtattaatgtcattaaaaaaaaatcttttaactCTCAAGCATtacatatattttctttcaaatatttcttgtgTTCGCCTGAaaaacctgctgactttagcatcgaactggccacgccggacacccctctggcgcccattcacgagttcttttcatTCTTTGCAGGTGTTATCACAGCCATCATCCTCATTCAAAATTCCCAAACactataaattgttgatttgat
The Primulina tabacum isolate GXHZ01 chromosome 9, ASM2559414v2, whole genome shotgun sequence DNA segment above includes these coding regions:
- the LOC142555923 gene encoding uncharacterized protein LOC142555923 isoform X2, yielding MEVKGGAAAAAADVEASEEESLLMEGMAVLDFDMLCSTVAMQAHKGKWGKLNDDNEEENLVSDYQNGGGVFRMWEGEIIYDCFDDRPVALQSTCCPCYRFGKNMKRAGFGSCFLQGSESSFDDCVYHLICPCCTLCQESRTLEMNNVEDGIWHGRGDTICIGTVSTKSPECLGMQKDSNDS
- the LOC142555923 gene encoding cell number regulator 10 isoform X1, encoding MEVKGGAAAAAADVEASEEESLLMEGMAVLDFDMLCSTVAMQAHKGKWGKLNDDNEEENLVSDYQNGGGVFRMWEGEIIYDCFDDRPVALQSTCCPCYRFGKNMKRAGFGSCFLQGSIHFILAVAALSNLLAFIFTRRRCFLYLAILFTVSVGTYIGFYRTLIRKKFNIKGSESSFDDCVYHLICPCCTLCQESRTLEMNNVEDGIWHGRGDTICIGTVSTKSPECLGMQKDSNDS